The following DNA comes from Cellulomonas soli.
CGTTCGCCGTCCCGACCGCCGACCAGCCCGCGTGGTGGTCGTGGTCCGGCGCGGGCCTGTCCGCGTACAGCTACGGCTCCGGCCAGGGTGCGATCACCTCGAGCTGCTCGGCGCTGCCGATGATCTCCGGGCGCACCCCGAGCAACGTGTGGGGCGGGTTCACCGGGATCTCCCTCCAGGTCGACATGGAACGCACCGCCACCCCGCTGTGCACGGTGCCCTGACCGTCGCCTCCTGACCCGCCGAACGCTCAGTCCCGCCCCCTCGCGCCCGATGGGACGGTGGAGGACCTGGGCGCTCGCCCCACGGGTCGCTCGGCGCGGGTTGCACCTCTCCCGCCCCGGCCACCCCGGTGGCGCACGTACGGCGACTCCGGTCGGCACGATGCCGACCGTTCGAGCGCTGCCCGCGCGACCGCCCATGGAGGGGAGGGGGCATGGCGTCGACCCTGGGGACGCTGCGCCGGCGCCCCTCCTCGACCCGCGTGTTCTGGGCGAGCTCGCTCGCGGCCGTGTCGCTCGCCGGGCTGTACGCCTCGGCCCGTGCCGCCGAGCAGCTCGTCGTCGCCGCACCGGCCGGGTGCGACGTGCAGTCCGTCGACTGGTCCTACGAGATCGGCCTCGACGCGCGCACCGGGTACGGCATCACCGGCACCCGTTTCGTCGACGTGCCCGACGCCTGCGAGGGTGTGCGCGTGCAGGTCCTCTACCGGGCCGACGGGTCGATCGTGCGCCGTTCCGAGGTCGTGCTGCACGACGGGACGGTCGACCTGCTCGGGGTCCTCGAACCCGCCGGGACCCGGGTCACCGACGCGTCCTGGGTCGTCCTCCCCGACTGACGTGCGACGGGCGCGGCGACCGACGCCTCCGCGTGTCCCTCAGGCCTCGCGCGCCGGCTCCACCTCGACGGGCGTCGCCTCCGGCCGCTTGGCCGTCCGGGCCGCCCCGCTGGAGGTGCCGTGCAGCCGCCGGGTCGCCCACGGGTACAGGTGCACCTTGGCCCACCGGGCGTCGTCGCGGACCTGAGCGAGCCGCGGGACGGGCGGCAGCGGTGCCGGCGGCTCGTCCCAGTCCGGGACGTCCGGCGCGAGCCCGAGCCCGACGAGCGCCGCCTGCGCGACGCGCGCGTGGCCGTCCTTCGTCAGGTGGATCCGGTCGTCGGACCACATCCGCCAGTCCGACAGCGAACGCATGCCCCACAGGTCGAGCACGTACGCGCCGTGCCGACGGGCGATCGACCACACGTGCGCGTTGAACACCCCGACCCGGGCCCGGGTGGCCCGCACGAGCGGCGACCCCGCGGCGTCCATGCCCGTGCCCAGGAGCACGTCGATGCCCGCGGCCCGCAGCCGTGCCACCCCGGCCTCGAGGTCGCGGGCCAGCCGGTCGACGTCGACCGACGGGCGCAGGATGTCGTTCCCTCCGCCGACGAGGCTCACCAGGTCCGGTCGCAGGTCGAGGGCGACGGGGACCTGCTCGCGCAGGATCGGTCGCAGCAGCCGGCCGCGGATCGCCAGGTTCGCGTACTCCAGCGGCGGCTGCCCCGCGGCGGTGCGGCGCTGCGAGAGGTGCATGGCCAGCTGGTCCGCCCAGCCGCGCAGGGGCGCGTCGGCGGGCGGCAGGGGGATGTGCGGGCCCGCCGGGTGCCCGGGGGCGTCCCACAGCCCCTCGGAGAACGAGTCGCCGATCGCGACGTACCGCGACCACCGGACCTGGCCGCCGTCGAGCACCGGGGGTCCGCCGAGCACCGGGGACGGGTGCGCAGGGTGCTCGGTGGTGGGGGAGAGGTCGACGGGCTGCTCGTCCGGAAGGGTCACCGGGCCATTGTGCCCACGGGGGGCGACAGGCGTCAGGGCAGCGTCCAGTCGACCGGCTGCGCGCCCTGCTCGACCAGGAGCCGGTTCACCTGGGAGAACGGTCGCGAGCCGAAGAACCCCCGGCTGGCCGACAGCGGGCTCGGGTGCACGCTGGCCACGACCGGCACGCCGTGCAGCGCGGGCGCGAGCGACTGCGCGTCCCGGCCCCACAGCACGGCGACCAACGGTCCGCCCCGCTCCACGAGCGCGGCGATCGCACGGTCGGTGACCGCCTCCCAGCCGTGCCCGCGGTGCGACGCGGGTGCGCCCGGCCGGACGGTCAGGACCCGGTTGAGCAGCATGACGCCCTGCGCGGCCCACGGCGTCAGGTCGCCCGACGTCGGTGCGGGCAGGTCCAGGTCCGTGACGAGCTCGCGGAAGATGTTCGCCAGCGAGCGTGGCACCGGCCGCACGTCGGGCTGCACGGAGAACGAGAGCCCCATGGGGTGCCCGGGTGTGGGGTACGGGTCCTGCCCGACGATCAGCACACGGACGTCGGCGAGTGGTCGCTCGAAGGCCCGCAGGACGGCGTCACCGGCCGGCAGGTACTCGCGTCCCGCGGCGACCTCGGCGCGCAGGAAGGCCCCGGCGGCGCGCAGCTGCGGCTCCACGGGGGCGAGGGCTGCGGCCCAGTCGGCCGCGACGAGCTGGTCCAGCGGGGCGCCTGTCACGGGCGCGAGAGTACCCGGCCGGTCGAATGACACCGCTGTCGTTCGCGCCGTACGATGGCGCACGACGGACGTCCCCCCACACCGACGGCCCCGACCGGGTCGACGCGCAGAGGTGGACGAGCACGGCGGACGACCGGCCCGCACGATGGAGGAGGACGCATGACCGTGACGGCGACGCTCACCCCGAGCCCCCAGGTCGACCCCTCCGGTGAGGCCCCCGCGCAGTCGGAGCTGTCGGAGCGGGACCAGGCGGTCCTGGCGTTCGAACGGCAGTGGTGGAAGTACGCCGGCGCCAAGGAGCAGGCCGTCCGTGAGCTCTTCGACATGTCGGCCACGCGGTACTACCAGGTTCTCAACGCCCTGATCGACGACCCGGCCGCGCTCGCCCACGACCCGATGCTGGTCAAGCGGCTGCGCCGCATGCGGTCCTCGCGCCAGCGTGCGCGCACCGCTCGGCGCCTGGGCGCCGAGGGCTGACGCGCGGCTCGTCGTCGGCCCTCCTGGGCCGGTCTTCGGGGCCGGTGTTCGGGGCCGGGAAGGTCGATCTCCCCGGATCCACAGCGTGACCCGCTAGCCTTTCGGCCGTGAGCAAGGCCGACTACCCCTACCCCCCGGACGAGTTCGACGCGCCCCGGAGCCCGGACGCGCCGCGCGACCCCTACCTCGCGCCGCGTTCCTGGTGGAGCCGGTGGTGGCCCTTCGTCGCGGTTCTGGTGGTGTTCCCGGTGCTGGCGTTCGCCCTGGTGAACCTCGCGGCACGCTTCGACTCCCTGCCGATCGGCGGCGACTCGTCCGCGTCGGACGGGGCGTCGGACACCTCGACGGATGCGGCGTCCACGGCGCCGACCGACACCGGCACCGAGGCGGCCGAGACCCCGGCCGAGACGCCCGCGGCCACCGCCGACCTGGCCACGCCCGTCGTGGTCTACAACGCGGCCGGCATCGCCGGCCTCGCGGCGAGCACGGCCGAGACGCTCACGACCGCGGGCTTCACCGCCGTGACGACCGGCAACCAGGACGCCGGTGACCTGACGGAATCGGTCGTGTACTACGGCAGCGACGCGCTCAAGCCGACCGCGGACCTGGTGGCGCAGACCCTCGGCATCACGACCGTCACCCTGTCCCTGGCCGAGTCGCCGAGCGGCGTGTCGGTCATCCTGCTCACCGCTCCCTGACGGACGCGTCCGCGAGGTTCACCCTCGGGTCGTCCGACGACCTGCGAGACGACCCTGGTCGGGACGTGACGTGCGCCACTAGGCTCACCGCACCCCGCCGCGACGCGGAGCGCCGGGGCCCCGATCGTCGAGGAGTGCGCATGGCCCAGGGCACGGTCAAGTGGTTCAACGCGGAGAAGGGCTTCGGCTTCATCACCCCCGTGGGTGGCGGGCAGGACCTCTTCGTCCACTACAGCGCGATCCAGGTGGACGGCTACCGGTCCCTCGAGGAGGGGCAGGAGGTCGACTTCGAGGTCGGCCAGGGCACGAAGGGGCCGCAGGCCGAGCAGGTGCGGCCCGTCTGACCTTCGCCCGGTCCTTCGGAACGGCACCGCCGCCCCGGCATCTCGCCCGGGCGGCGGTGCCGTTCTGTGCGTCCGGAGGTCGTCCGCCGAGGGCGGACGACCTTGCACTCACCGGGGTCGAGTGCTAACCATTGGACTTAGCACTCTCCGGTGGAGAGTGACAGAATCACCACGGCCGTCCGGTGAGGGCCGTCGGGTGCGGGACATGACCGCGCACGGCGACCCGTCCGTCGCGGGCACCTTGCGGCCGACCCACGAACCGAGTGAAGGATCACAGCCCCATGGCCAAGATCATTGCCTTCAACGAGGAGGCCCGGCGCGGCATCGAGCGCGGGCTCAACGTCCTCGCCGACACCGTCAAGGTGACCCTCGGCCCGAAGGGCCGCAACGTCGTCCTGGACAAGAAGTGGGGCGCCCCCACGATCACCAACGACGGTGTCTCCATCGCCAAGGAGATCGACCTCGAGGACCCCTTCGAGAAGATCGGCGCCGAGCTCGTCAAGGAGGTCGCCAAGAAGACCGACGACGTCGCGGGTGACGGCACCACCACCGCCACCGTGCTCGCCCAGGCGCTCGTGCGCGAGGGTCTGCGCAACGTCGCCGCCGGCGCCAACCCGATCGCCCTGAAGAAGGGCATCGAGAAGGCCGTCGAGGCCGTCACGGCTGCGCTCCTGGAGCAGGCCAAGGAGGTCGAGTCCAAGGAGGAGATCGCCGCCACCGCCGCCATCTCCGCCGGCGACGTCGCGATCGGCGAGCTCATCGCCGAGGCGCTCGACAAGGTCGGCAAGGAGGGCGTCATCACGGTCGAGGAGTCCAGCGCCCTGGGCCTGGAGCTCGAGCTCACCGAGGGCATGCGCTTCGACAAGGGCTTCCTGTCGGCGTACTTCGTGACCGACCCCGAGCGTCAGGAGGCCGTCCTCGAGGACGCGTACGTCCTGCTCGTCGAGTCGAAGATCTCGAACGTCAAGGACCTGCTGCCCCTGCTGGAGAAGGTCATCCAGTCCGGCAAGCCGCTGTTCATCGTCGCCGAGGACGTCGAGGGCGAGGCCCTGGCCACGCTCGTCGTCAACAAGATCCGTGGCACGTTCAAGTCGGTCTCCGTCAAGGCCCCCGGCTTCGGCGACCGCCGCAAGGCGATGCTGCAGGACATGGCCATCCTCACCGGTGGTCAGGTCGTCTCGGAGACCGTCGGCCTCAAGCTGGACACGGTGGGCCTCGAGGTCCTCGGCACGGCGCGCAAGATCGTCGTCACCAAGGACGAGACCACGATCGTCGAGGGTGCCGGCGACGCCGCGCTCATCGCCGGTCGCGTGAACCAGATCCGTGCCGAGATCGAGAACTCGGACTCGGACTACGACCGCGAGAAGCTGCAGGAGCGCCTCGCCAAGCTGGCCGGCGGCGTGGCCGTCATCAAGGCCGGTGCGGCGACCGAGGTCGAGCTCAAGGAGCGCAAGCACCGCATCGAGGACGCCGTCCGCAACGCCAAGGCCGCGGTCGAGGAGGGCATCGTCGCCGGTGGTGGCGTTGCGCTCATCCAGGCCGGCAAGGTCGCGTTCGCGAACCTGGTTCTCGAGGGTGACGAGGCCACCGGTGCCGCGATCGTCAAGCTCGCCATCGAGGCCCCGCTCAAGCAGATCGCGATCAACGCCGGTCTCGAGGGCGGCGTCGTGGCCGAGAAGGTCCGCAACCTCCCGACGGGTCACGGCCTGAACGCCGCGACGAACACCTACGAGGACCTGCTGGCCGCCGGCGTCAACGACCCGGTCAAGGTCACGCGCTCCGCGCTGCAGAACGCCGCGTCCATCGCTGCGCTGTTCCTCACCACCGAGGCCGTCGTGGCCGACAAGCCGGAGAAGGCCGCCCCGGCCGGCCCCGGTGGCGGCGAGGACTTCGGCGGCGGTTTCTGATCCGCTGAACCACCGCCGGCGATGATCCGCCGGCAGCACGGACGGAGGGCCGGTCACCTACGGGTGGCCGGCCCTCCGGCGTTCCCGCGGCACCGCGGAAGGTCCGGCGAGGCCCGTGCGGCCTGCGTGCGAGGTCGCCGCGGGCCGCGGCTACTGGTGGTAGCTCGACAGGAAGTTGCCGATGCGCTCCACGGCCTCGGACAGCACCCGGGCCTCGGGCAGCGTGACGACGCGCAGGTGGTCGGGCGTCGGCCAGTTGAAGCCCGTGCCCTGCACCAGCAGGATGTGCTCGCTGACCAGCAGGTCGTAGACGAGCCGGCCGTCGTCACGGATCTCGTGCACCTCGGGGTCGAGCCGCGGGAACAGGTACAGTGCCCCGTCCGGACGGACGCAGTCGACGCCCGGGATCGAGGTCAGCCCCCGCCACGCGACGTCGCGCTGCACGTGCAGCCGGCCTCCGGGCGCGATGAGCGCGTCGATGGACTGCACGCCGCCGAGCGCCGCCTGGATCGCGTGCTGCGCCGGCACGTTCGGGCACAGACGCGTGGACGCCAGCAGCGTGATGCCCTCGAGGAACCCGCGCGCGTGGTCGCGTGGTCCGGTGATCGCCAGCCAGCCGGCCCGGTACCCGGCGACGCGGTACGTCTTGGACAGCCCGTTGAACGTCAGGCAGAGCAGGTCGGGGGCGAGCGAAGCGAGCGGGACGTGCTGCGCACCGTCGTACAGGATGCGGTCGTAGATCTCGTCCGCCAGGAGCAGCAGGCTGTGCCGCCGCGCGATCGCCACGATGCCCTCGAGGATCTCGCGCGAGTAGACGGCACCCGTCGGGTTGTTCGGGTTGATGACGACCAGCGCCTTGGTCCGCGGGGTGACCAGGGACTCCAGGTGCTCCAGGTCGGGCTCCCAGCCCGCGGTCTCGTCGCACCGGTAGTGCACCGGGAGCCCGCCGGACAGGCTCGTCATCGCGGTCCACAGCGGGTAGTCGGGGGAGGGGACGAGCACCTCGTCGCCCTCGTCGAGCAACGCCTGGCAGACCATCGTGATGAGTTCCGAGACGCCGTTGCCGACGAACACGTCGTCGACGTCGATCGACGGGAAGCCCGGCGTGGTCTCGTACCGGGTGACGATCGCCCGGCGGGCCGACAGGATGCCGCGCGACTCGGAGTAGCCGTGCGCCAGGGGGATCGCGGCGATGACGTCCCGCACGATCTGGTGCGGTGCGTCGAAGCCGAAGGCCGCCGGGTTGCCGGTGTTCAGCTTGAGGACGGTGTGCCCCTCGGCCTCCAGGCGTGCCGCCTCGTCGAGCGTCTTGCCGCGGATCTCGTACAGCACGTGGCGCAGCTTGGCGGACTGGTCGAGGGGACGCAGCGGCATGGTTCGAGACTAGTCCCGTCGCGTGCCGTCCCCTCCCAGGTCGGACCGTGGTCGCCCGGGTGTCGGTGCGCGCGTGCCCACGACGACGGTGGCGTCCAGGTCGTCGTCGGACACGACACGGGCGTGCAGGCCGTGCTCGGCCATCACGGCCACGGCGGCGGGTGCCTGCCGTTCGCTCGTCTCGACCAGGACGTGCCCGCCGGGGGCCAGCCACCGGGCGGCCACCGCGGCGAGCCGGCGCTGCAGGTCGAGCCCGTCGGGCCCGCCGTCGAGCGCCACGGCGTGCTCGTGCAGCCGGGCCTCGGGCGGCATCAGCGCGACCGCGCCCGTCGGGACGTACGGGGTGTTCGCGGTCAGCACGTCGACCCGCCCGCGCAGGTCGGCGGGCAGCGGCGCGTCGAGGTCGCCCTGCAGGACGAGCACGCCGTGCGGGGCCAGGTTGCGACGCGCGCAGGCGACGGCGGCGTCGTCGACGTCCGCCGCGACGAGCCTCACGTCCGGCCGTGCGGTCACCACGGCCAACCCGATCGCGCCCGAGCCGCAGCACAGGTCGACCACCACCGGTCCGCCGCCGTCCCTCGCAGGCATGCCACCGGGCCCGGGGAGGAGCGCGAGCGCCTCCCGGACGAGCAGCTCGGTCCGGCGTCGGGGCACGAACACCCCGGCAGCGACCCCCACGCGCAGTCCGGAGAACTGCGCCCAGCCGAGCAGGTGCTCGAGCGGCAGGCCCTCGACGCGGCGCTCCACCAGCCGTTCGAGCTCCGGGAGGTCCGGGACGCCGTCGGCGCCGGTCGCGGCCTCGAGCAGCAGGGTCGCCTCGTCCTCGGCGAAGACGCAGCCCGCGGCACGCAGGCGGACGACGACGGCGTCCAGGTGATCCGGCTGCGTGCCGGACGCGGCAACGGGCACGGGCACGGGCACGGCCAGGGGCGTTGGTGCGGGCGCGGCGTCGGCGGGCTCCCCGATTGCCGGGACCAACGGTCAGGCCCCCTCGGCATGGTCGCGCCAGCTGTGCCGCGGCTCGTACCCGAGCAGGCGACGGGCCTTGTCGATCGAGAGCAGCGTGTCGTGCACCCCGACGTCGCCCCGCACCGGCACGCCGGGGAACTGCTCCGCGAGCAGCTCGGCGTTCGGCCGACCCATGACGGTGTCGGCGGCGGCGATGATGAAGCGGTCGTAGCCGGCGGGTGCGGTCTCGAGCGCCCGCAGCACGGCCTGGGCACCGTCCCGACCGTCGATGTAACCCCACAGGTTCCAGCGACGCTGCCGTGCGTCGGCGTCGAACGACGGGAACTGCGCGTAGTCCTCGGGGTCCATCACGTTGGAGAACCGCAGCGAGGTGATCGCCAGCTCCGGGTTCCACCGGACGAGCTCGATCGCGAGCGTCTCCTCCAGGTGCTTGCCCAGGGAGTACGTCGACTCGGGCCGGGCCGGGTACTCCTCGTCGACGGGGACGTAGGGCGGAGGGGTCTCGAACGGCAGGCCGAGGACGGTCTCGCTGGACGCGTGCACGATCCGTCGCACCCCGAGGCGGGTCGCGGCCCACAGGACGTTGAACGTGGCCGCCATGTTGTGGTGGAACGTCGTCACGTCCGGCACGATCCCCGGGGCGGGCACCGCGGCCAGGTGCACGACCGCGTCGACGCCCTCGTGCTGGTCGCCCACGGCGGTCAGCGAGTCGACGACCTGCCCGTAGTCGGTGAGGTCGACCCGGACGAAGCCCGGCCCACGGGTGCCGTCCCTGTCGAGGTTGACGACGGCGTGACCCGCGGCGGACAGCTCACGCACCACCGTCCGTCCGAGCTTGCCTGACCCTCCGGTGACTGCGATGCGCATGCGGCGATCCTTGCACCCTCAGCGGTGCCGGGTGCGGTCCTTCGCCGGGACCCGCAGGCCGGAGGCGCGCAGCCGCCGGATGAGCTCGTGCGCCGAGACGGGGACCGCGCCGAGCGCCACCAGGTCGTCGTAGCGGACGTCCGGCACGTCGTAGTGGTCCAGGTCGAACGCCCGCTCGGGAAGGCCCGCACGTGCCGCGAACGCGTGCAGCTCGGCCAGCGACTCGTCCGAGACGAGGTGCCCCCACGACCGCCCGTGGTTGGGCCACAGCGGCGGGTCGACGAGCACGGTCACCGGCCGAGCGTACGTCGCGTCAGCGCACGAACAACCGGCTCGCCTGGGACTCGGCCTCGGCGTAGGTGCGTGCCGCCGTGTTCATCGCGGTCACGATCTGCTCGAGCGAGGCGTCGACGCGGGTCTCGGTGCTCGACCAGTCGGCCATGACCCCGGCGAACGCCCCGGCCGCCGCGCCCTTCCAGCCGGCCTGCAGCTCGGCGAGCTGGCGGTGCATGGCCGCGACCTCGGTGCGGATGGTGGCGGCGCGGGCCTGGACGGCGGCGGCGGACGTCGCGAGCTGTGCGCTGTCGACCTCGTACCTGCTCATGGATGAACCTCCCGGGTGGCCGGACGACCGGTACCCGGGAGGGTGCGGCCGTGGTCCGGCGGTGGAGGTCCCGACGCTACGAGCGCCGGCCGGAGCCCTTGCGGGGAGGTCCGGCCGGCGCTCGTGACATCAGCAGCGTGCGGGGCTGTGGGCGGCTCGGTGGGAGCACGCCCGGGGTGCGATCAGGAGTCGACGTCCGACTGCTCGGCCGCCTGCCGTGCCGCGGCCTCCTCGGCCAGACGGCTCTGCTCCTTCTCCAGGCGCTGGAGCTCGGCCGACAGGTTCTGCCGGGCCGGCTCCTCCCACGCCGCGCCGAGCGGGCTGACGAACAGCGACTCCCGCTCCAGCAGCTTGTGCAGGATCCGCACGCGGGCCCGCACGTAGTCCTCGACCGGCAGGTGCGAGTACTCGGCGCGCACGTCGTGCAGGTAGGCCTTGTAGCGCTGCGGCTCGGCGGCCAGCATCGCCAGGTCGGCGTCGCACAGCACCGCGCAGTCGAAGTCGCTCGGGTCGGGCGAGTGCCGCACGAGGGCCACCACGAGGTCCCGGACCCGCAGGGCACGGTCCTCCGGCACCCCGAGGGCGGTCAGCTCGGTGTAGGCCAGGTCGCTGCTGGCGACCTCGTCCTCACCGCCCTTGTTGGCGTACGCCTTGCGGTCGGCGGCGTCGAAGACCGCCCCGTGGTACCAGGCGGCGAGGCGGACCAGAGCCGGCTCGTGCGTCTCCTCCGCGAGCTCGTCGACCCGCTGCAGGACGTCGACCAGGTGTCGCAGGTTGTGGAACTCCCGGCCGGGTGCGCTCCACCGTGCCACGAGGGCCTCGGCCCTGTCGTGCAGCTCGCCCGGAGAGGCGGTCGCGCCGGCCTCCCCTGCGCTGCGCTGGTACGCGGACAACAACCACTGCGGTGCGTCGATGACGCCCATGAACAAGCCTCACGTGACGGCGAACATGTCTCGGACCCGTCATCGTAGCCCCGCCGGTTCAGGAAATGTCCGGGCTGTGCACAGGACGATCCGTGACGCTCTCGGACGAGACGGACGCCGCGCCGCCGAGCGGGATCCGGACGCTCACCGTGGTCCCGCCACCCACGGTCGCCCGCAGGTCCACCGCGCCGCCGTGCGCGTCGACGATCGCCGCGACGATCGCCATGCCGAGGCCAGCACCACCGGACTCACGGGTCCGTGAGGCGTCCACACGGTAGAAGCGCTCGAACACGCGGGCGGCGTGCACGGGGTCGATGCCCGGCCCGTGGTCGCGGACCTCCAGCACCCCGGCGCCGTCACGGACGCCGACCGCGAGCTCGACCGGCGACCCTGCCGGCGTGTGCTGCACCACGTTGCCGACGAGGTTCGCCACGACCTGCCGCAGCCGCGCCTCGTCGCCGGTGACCACGCAGGGTCCGATCGCGCCCCCGGCACCCAGCGGCTCGAGACGCGCGGAGCGGCCGGGGTCCAGGGCGTGCAGGTCGCTCAGCGCGTCGCCCGCGAGCACGGTCAGGTCGACAGGGACGGCGCTCATCGGACGGCGCTCGTCGAGCCGGGCCAGCGCGAGCAGGTCCTGCACCAGCGCGCCCATGCGCGTGGCGGACTGCTCGACGCGGCGCATCGTGTCGTCGACCTGGTCGCGCTCGGTCAGGGCACCCATGCGGTACAGCTCGGCGTAGCCGCGGATCGTCGCCAGCGGGGTGCGCAGCTCGTGCGAGGCGTCGGCGACGAACCGGCGCATCCGCTCCTCGGAGGCCGTGCGGGCGTCGAAGGCCTGCTCGATCTGGGTCAGCATGCCGTTGAGCGCGGCGGACAGCCGACCGACCTCGGTGGACTCCGGGGCGGGCGGCACGCGCTGGGACAGGTCGCCGTCGGCGATCGCCGCAGCCGTGGTCTCGATCTCCTGCAACGGGCGCAGCGAGCGCTGCACGGCCCACCCGCCCGCGACGACGCCGAGCAGCACGATGCCCAGGCCGCTCAGGACGAGCGTGAGGACCATCTTCTCCACTGTGCGGTCGACGTCCATCAGCGGCAGGGCGACGGCGACCGAGCCGAGCTGCCCGAGCGGTGTCCGCCCGGGGAATGCCACGACCCGCCAGCTCGAGCCACCCGTGGTGGACGGGACGGTGAAGGGCACGCCTGCGATCGCCGCAGCCTCGTCCGCCGTCAGGTCGGGGATCTCTGGCTGACCGTAGTGCTCCGCCGCAGCAGGGGACTGGTACGTCGACTCGACTCCCGCGACCTGCTGGCGCACGAAGTAGTCGCTCGGCGCGTAGCTGTTGCTCGACGAGTCCGACCGCCGGGAGATGTCGGTCTGGTCGACCGCCTCGGACTGGAGCTTGGCGTCGACCTGGTCCAGCAACGTGCTGCGCAGCAGGGTGGCCGCGGCCGCCCCTGCCAGGATCAGCCCGGCTCCCAGCAGCACGGCGATGATCGCGACGAGCCGGGAGCGCAACGACACCCCGGCCCACCGGACCCGCAGCCGGCTGGGGCTCACGGCTGCTCGCGCAGCAGGTACCCGACGCCCCGCTTGGTGTGGATCAGCGGAGGCAGGCGGTGCCCCTCGGCGTCGTCGAGCTGGTCGATCTTGCGGCGCAGGTAGGAGATGTAGGACTCGACGATGTTCGCGTCGCCGACCCAGTCGTACTGCCACACGTGATCGAGGATCTGTGCCTTCGACAGCACCCGGCCCGGGTTGAGCATGAGGTAGCGCAGCAGCTTGAACTCGGTGGGGGACAGCTCGACGTCGTGACCGGCGCGGCGGACCTCGTGTGAGTCGTCGTCGAGCTCGAGGTCGGCGTAGCGCAGCACGCTCGCGTCGTCGGTCTCGCCGGGCTGGGTGCGGCGCAGGATCGCCCGGATGCGCGCGACGACCTCCTCGAGGCTGAACGGCTTGGTGACGTAGTCGTCGCCGCCGACCGTGAGCCCCTGGACCTTGTCGGACGTGTCGTCGCGCGCGGTGAGGAACAGCACGGGCACGTGCTGGCCCTTCTCCCGCAGTCGGCGCGTGACGGTGAACCCGTCCATGTCGGGGAGCATGACGTCCAGCACGACCAGGTCGGGCTCGACCTCACGGGCCAGCTTGAGGGCCTGCCCGCCGTCCGCCGCGGCGTGCACCTCGAACCCCGCGAACCGCAGCGACGTGGCGAGCAGCTCGCGGATGTTCGGCTCGTCGTCGACGACGAGCAGACGCGCCTCGGGCGCGGACGACGGGGCGGTCATGGGCCCAGTCTGCCGGGCGTTCCTGGGCGTCGCCTGGGAGCTGGCTCGACGCGCCGGGAACGCCCGTGACGGTCAGACGAGGACGGCGTCCTCGGTCCGCTCGCGGAC
Coding sequences within:
- a CDS encoding DUF4031 domain-containing protein, whose amino-acid sequence is MTVLVDPPLWPNHGRSWGHLVSDESLAELHAFAARAGLPERAFDLDHYDVPDVRYDDLVALGAVPVSAHELIRRLRASGLRVPAKDRTRHR
- a CDS encoding response regulator transcription factor, translating into MTAPSSAPEARLLVVDDEPNIRELLATSLRFAGFEVHAAADGGQALKLAREVEPDLVVLDVMLPDMDGFTVTRRLREKGQHVPVLFLTARDDTSDKVQGLTVGGDDYVTKPFSLEEVVARIRAILRRTQPGETDDASVLRYADLELDDDSHEVRRAGHDVELSPTEFKLLRYLMLNPGRVLSKAQILDHVWQYDWVGDANIVESYISYLRRKIDQLDDAEGHRLPPLIHTKRGVGYLLREQP
- a CDS encoding sensor histidine kinase, translated to MSPSRLRVRWAGVSLRSRLVAIIAVLLGAGLILAGAAAATLLRSTLLDQVDAKLQSEAVDQTDISRRSDSSSNSYAPSDYFVRQQVAGVESTYQSPAAAEHYGQPEIPDLTADEAAAIAGVPFTVPSTTGGSSWRVVAFPGRTPLGQLGSVAVALPLMDVDRTVEKMVLTLVLSGLGIVLLGVVAGGWAVQRSLRPLQEIETTAAAIADGDLSQRVPPAPESTEVGRLSAALNGMLTQIEQAFDARTASEERMRRFVADASHELRTPLATIRGYAELYRMGALTERDQVDDTMRRVEQSATRMGALVQDLLALARLDERRPMSAVPVDLTVLAGDALSDLHALDPGRSARLEPLGAGGAIGPCVVTGDEARLRQVVANLVGNVVQHTPAGSPVELAVGVRDGAGVLEVRDHGPGIDPVHAARVFERFYRVDASRTRESGGAGLGMAIVAAIVDAHGGAVDLRATVGGGTTVSVRIPLGGAASVSSESVTDRPVHSPDIS
- a CDS encoding HD domain-containing protein, with the protein product MGVIDAPQWLLSAYQRSAGEAGATASPGELHDRAEALVARWSAPGREFHNLRHLVDVLQRVDELAEETHEPALVRLAAWYHGAVFDAADRKAYANKGGEDEVASSDLAYTELTALGVPEDRALRVRDLVVALVRHSPDPSDFDCAVLCDADLAMLAAEPQRYKAYLHDVRAEYSHLPVEDYVRARVRILHKLLERESLFVSPLGAAWEEPARQNLSAELQRLEKEQSRLAEEAAARQAAEQSDVDS
- a CDS encoding NAD-dependent epimerase/dehydratase family protein → MRIAVTGGSGKLGRTVVRELSAAGHAVVNLDRDGTRGPGFVRVDLTDYGQVVDSLTAVGDQHEGVDAVVHLAAVPAPGIVPDVTTFHHNMAATFNVLWAATRLGVRRIVHASSETVLGLPFETPPPYVPVDEEYPARPESTYSLGKHLEETLAIELVRWNPELAITSLRFSNVMDPEDYAQFPSFDADARQRRWNLWGYIDGRDGAQAVLRALETAPAGYDRFIIAAADTVMGRPNAELLAEQFPGVPVRGDVGVHDTLLSIDKARRLLGYEPRHSWRDHAEGA
- a CDS encoding WXG100 family type VII secretion target, translated to MSRYEVDSAQLATSAAAVQARAATIRTEVAAMHRQLAELQAGWKGAAAGAFAGVMADWSSTETRVDASLEQIVTAMNTAARTYAEAESQASRLFVR